The following are from one region of the Rosistilla carotiformis genome:
- a CDS encoding nitrilase family protein, which translates to MKNFRVASVQFNHLPGDKAGNLAIMRPFVEAAAGQGAELVCFPECCVTGYWHLRKLSSQQLAKLAEPVPDGPTTQTLLAWAAEHQITIGAGLIEVDAAGVLYNSYVVATPAGEVHCHRKLHCFISEFMESGDTYTLFDLPNGWRVAVLICYDNNILENARACALAGAEVILAPHQTGGCNSGSPQAMSVIDRQVWDARETDPEAIGAEITGDKGRGWLMRWLPSRAHDNGVFYVFSNGIGPDDDEVRTGNAMILDPYGRVIVETCKAGDDMVVADLDPTLRDRCTGVRWMRARRPDLYRSLARRRGDEQDTRAVRFDHRS; encoded by the coding sequence ATGAAAAACTTTCGCGTTGCTTCGGTTCAATTCAACCATCTGCCAGGCGACAAGGCGGGGAACCTCGCGATCATGCGTCCGTTTGTTGAAGCGGCGGCGGGGCAAGGTGCCGAACTGGTTTGTTTTCCCGAGTGCTGCGTGACCGGGTATTGGCATCTGCGCAAACTGTCGTCGCAACAGCTGGCCAAATTGGCCGAACCGGTTCCCGACGGGCCAACCACGCAAACGCTGCTCGCTTGGGCTGCCGAACATCAGATCACGATCGGAGCGGGACTGATCGAGGTCGACGCCGCGGGGGTGCTTTACAATTCGTACGTCGTCGCGACGCCCGCCGGCGAAGTGCATTGCCACCGTAAACTGCATTGCTTTATCAGCGAGTTCATGGAGTCGGGAGACACCTACACGCTGTTCGATCTCCCAAATGGTTGGCGCGTTGCGGTGCTGATCTGTTACGACAACAACATCCTTGAAAACGCGAGAGCTTGCGCGCTGGCGGGGGCTGAGGTGATCTTGGCACCTCACCAAACCGGAGGTTGCAATTCGGGAAGCCCGCAGGCGATGAGCGTGATCGATCGCCAAGTCTGGGATGCGCGAGAGACCGATCCCGAGGCGATCGGAGCCGAAATCACAGGCGACAAGGGACGCGGGTGGCTGATGCGATGGCTCCCCTCGCGAGCCCACGACAACGGCGTTTTCTATGTCTTCAGCAACGGCATCGGCCCGGACGACGACGAGGTCCGCACCGGGAACGCGATGATCCTGGATCCCTACGGCCGCGTGATCGTCGAAACGTGCAAGGCTGGCGACGACATGGTTGTCGCCGACCTCGATCCCACGCTTCGCGATCGCTGCACCGGCGTGCGTTGGATGCGCGCCCGCCGGCCCGATCTCTATAGGTCGCTAGCTCGCCGCCGCGGCGACGAACAGGATACCCGCGCCGTCCGCTTCGACCACCGATCGTAA
- a CDS encoding outer membrane protein assembly factor BamB family protein — translation MRLMLLATAISFSFAISTSQADNWGHWRGPGGNGAAANASPPTQWSDTENVKWKVAIPGKGSGSPVVWENQVFVVTAAPAANAPAETLDFLLMCFDRATGKLLWQQTAATARPHQGTHATNGFASASPCTDGQHVYAHFGSRGLYCYTLDGQLVWKRDDFGKMNTRNGFGEGSSPVLAGNKIIVPWDHEGPSALMALDKLTGKTIWKVAREEPTGWATPLVVQHDGQMQVVMNGDGYARSYDLETGEELWRCGGQTMRPGASAVAGDGMVYVASGFRGAYLGAFTPDGKGDIEGTGKVVWSLGRDTPDIASPLLTSGRLYFYKGRSGLLTCLDAKTGQPHFAASRVNGINSTYASPVAAGGYIFLSGRSGRIVVIKDSPELEIVATNAMNETVDATPAPVDNELFIRGERHLFCIAD, via the coding sequence ATGCGTTTGATGCTCCTCGCCACGGCCATCAGCTTCTCTTTTGCCATCTCCACCTCCCAGGCAGACAACTGGGGACATTGGCGCGGCCCTGGCGGCAACGGTGCAGCGGCCAACGCATCGCCGCCGACGCAGTGGAGCGACACGGAGAACGTGAAATGGAAAGTTGCGATCCCGGGCAAAGGCTCCGGATCGCCTGTCGTTTGGGAGAACCAAGTCTTTGTCGTCACGGCCGCCCCCGCAGCGAACGCTCCTGCCGAGACGCTCGACTTTCTGTTGATGTGTTTTGATCGGGCCACTGGCAAACTTTTGTGGCAACAGACAGCGGCCACCGCCCGTCCGCACCAAGGAACGCACGCGACCAACGGCTTCGCATCGGCATCCCCCTGCACCGACGGGCAACATGTCTACGCCCACTTCGGATCGCGCGGACTTTATTGCTACACCCTGGACGGCCAACTGGTCTGGAAACGGGACGACTTTGGCAAGATGAACACCCGCAACGGCTTTGGCGAAGGGAGCTCTCCGGTACTGGCGGGGAACAAAATCATCGTCCCCTGGGATCACGAAGGCCCTTCGGCGCTGATGGCGTTGGACAAGTTGACCGGGAAGACGATCTGGAAAGTTGCACGCGAGGAACCTACCGGCTGGGCGACTCCGTTGGTCGTTCAACACGACGGTCAGATGCAAGTGGTCATGAACGGCGACGGATATGCCCGCAGCTACGATCTGGAGACGGGGGAGGAGTTGTGGCGATGCGGCGGTCAAACGATGCGTCCCGGCGCGTCGGCGGTCGCGGGGGACGGGATGGTCTACGTCGCAAGCGGCTTTCGCGGTGCGTATCTCGGCGCCTTCACCCCCGACGGTAAAGGGGATATCGAAGGGACAGGAAAGGTTGTCTGGTCGCTCGGCCGCGACACGCCCGATATCGCCTCACCGCTGCTCACTTCGGGGCGGCTGTACTTCTACAAAGGGAGGTCGGGGTTGTTGACCTGCCTGGATGCCAAGACCGGGCAGCCGCACTTCGCCGCTTCGCGTGTCAACGGTATCAACAGCACCTACGCCTCCCCCGTCGCCGCCGGCGGGTACATCTTCCTGAGCGGTCGCAGCGGCAGGATTGTGGTGATCAAGGATTCGCCGGAACTGGAGATCGTGGCGACCAACGCGATGAACGAAACCGTCGACGCGACTCCCGCGCCGGTCGACAACGAACTGTTCATCCGAGGCGAGCGACATCTGTTCTGCATCGCCGATTGA
- a CDS encoding transposase, whose translation MCWGPENSHGDTKAQSSRRGAWCEKRGETLSGLICPGIPKRSHAPKRADEANAIYHALNRGIARADLFHKEADDEAFERMLAEGLVRYSVQLLAYQLSPNHWQLVLRPTEAGRMSKFLRWVPATHTMRYHAHDHTSGERNVYHWRFRSFPVQDDDHFHVVWPRGGWRRAFRRIQLRINRLKPRLQRSCSRHSVLPSVNRNTVQRRSLGPSKALAAGRRGRGYESQRFGLMQMDS comes from the coding sequence TTGTGCTGGGGGCCGGAGAACTCTCACGGAGACACGAAGGCACAGAGTAGCAGACGAGGGGCCTGGTGCGAAAAAAGGGGTGAAACTCTTTCCGGCTTAATTTGCCCTGGTATTCCTAAAAGATCACATGCCCCCAAACGAGCTGACGAGGCGAACGCGATCTACCACGCATTAAACCGTGGTATTGCGCGGGCCGATCTCTTTCACAAGGAAGCCGACGACGAAGCCTTTGAGCGAATGTTGGCCGAGGGATTGGTGCGGTATTCCGTTCAGCTGCTCGCTTATCAGTTGTCGCCCAATCACTGGCAGTTGGTGTTGCGGCCTACGGAGGCTGGACGCATGAGCAAATTTCTGCGGTGGGTGCCTGCCACGCATACGATGCGCTACCACGCTCACGATCACACCTCCGGTGAACGAAATGTCTACCACTGGCGATTCAGGAGCTTTCCGGTCCAAGACGACGATCACTTCCATGTTGTCTGGCCGCGCGGCGGTTGGCGCAGAGCCTTTAGGCGAATTCAGCTGCGCATAAATCGGCTGAAGCCTCGACTCCAACGCTCATGCTCGCGCCATTCAGTCCTGCCCTCGGTTAATCGCAATACCGTTCAACGAAGGAGCCTCGGTCCGTCGAAAGCTTTAGCGGCGGGACGTCGTGGACGAGGTTACGAGTCCCAGCGATTTGGTCTGATGCAAATGGACTCGTAA
- the phnX gene encoding phosphonoacetaldehyde hydrolase — protein sequence MNNETANPIRLVVFDWAGTTIDFGSQAPAAAFTSVFAARGIEVSGDESRAPMGLNKREHLIAMLRQPEIAQRWRDVYQRDWTDDDIDAMYHEFVPLQLKAIEQFAQLVPQLTETVQQLRDRNLQIAGTTGYFRAAAEAVADRAAAAGFVPDTNICADDVPQGRPAPWMIYRAMERLGVYPPSAVVKVGDTVADIQSGLSAGCWSIGVCDSSSLTGLSVEQFAALTEEQRQDRLAQTAAAFRAAGSHAVIDSIADLPALIDTINERSLEYPQVIDPVAATL from the coding sequence ATGAACAACGAAACGGCAAATCCGATTCGCCTGGTCGTCTTCGACTGGGCCGGCACCACCATCGACTTCGGCTCCCAAGCCCCTGCGGCCGCCTTCACCAGCGTCTTCGCCGCCCGCGGAATCGAAGTCAGCGGCGATGAATCGCGCGCTCCGATGGGGCTGAATAAACGGGAGCATCTGATCGCGATGCTGCGTCAGCCGGAGATCGCCCAGCGATGGCGAGATGTCTATCAAAGGGATTGGACCGACGACGATATCGATGCGATGTATCACGAGTTTGTGCCGTTGCAATTGAAGGCGATCGAGCAGTTCGCCCAATTAGTGCCTCAGCTGACCGAGACGGTGCAACAATTGCGCGACCGCAACCTGCAGATCGCGGGAACGACAGGCTACTTCCGCGCGGCGGCCGAAGCGGTCGCCGATCGCGCCGCGGCGGCTGGTTTTGTCCCCGACACCAACATCTGCGCCGATGACGTTCCCCAGGGCCGCCCCGCTCCTTGGATGATCTATCGCGCGATGGAACGCTTGGGCGTCTATCCGCCATCCGCCGTTGTCAAAGTGGGCGATACGGTCGCCGACATTCAGTCCGGCCTGTCCGCCGGTTGCTGGTCGATCGGAGTCTGCGACAGCAGCAGTCTGACCGGTCTATCGGTCGAGCAATTTGCAGCACTGACCGAAGAGCAACGCCAGGACCGGCTGGCCCAAACCGCCGCGGCGTTTCGAGCTGCCGGTAGCCATGCGGTGATCGATTCGATCGCCGACCTGCCCGCGTTGATCGATACGATCAACGAGCGCTCGTTGGAGTATCCGCAAGTCATCGATCCCGTCGCTGCCACGCTCTGA
- a CDS encoding phosphonoacetaldehyde reductase → MTIQNDSVFLNPGDLAQVAQIVHRLAAQRIMMVVDRAAYDASGAAAVLQPILETLDVSWFCDFELNPKLADVQRGVDQARAFAPDLVIALGGGTAIDLGKLISSLSHQDASPREIVTGQASIGRAGTPLLAIPTTSGTGSEATHFAVAYVGHDKYSIADDSLLPRYTIVDAQLTYSLPATITAATGLDAFCQAIESIWAVGSTDESIGYAVAAGRFALQHLVAATHDPTPADRLGMCRAAHLAGRAINISKTTASHALSYPLTSLHEIPHGIAVAMTLSPMLAYNAQVSDSDCTDPRGAEAVRRRIAIIVELLEAADVADACQRIEAFFAELGCPSSLAEAGICDDQALRQIVDSVNTQRLSNNPRSASPETLLQLLKGNLAENEA, encoded by the coding sequence ATGACTATTCAGAACGATTCTGTTTTTTTGAATCCGGGGGATCTCGCCCAAGTGGCTCAGATCGTCCACCGCCTGGCTGCCCAACGGATCATGATGGTTGTCGATCGGGCGGCCTATGATGCGAGTGGCGCCGCGGCGGTGTTGCAGCCGATTCTGGAGACGCTCGACGTTTCTTGGTTTTGCGATTTTGAGTTGAATCCAAAACTTGCCGACGTCCAACGCGGCGTCGATCAGGCGCGAGCGTTCGCTCCCGATTTGGTGATCGCGTTGGGAGGGGGAACGGCGATCGATCTGGGGAAATTGATCAGTTCGCTTTCCCATCAAGACGCGTCACCTCGCGAGATCGTGACCGGGCAGGCGTCGATCGGACGTGCCGGGACGCCGCTGCTGGCCATTCCGACCACCTCGGGGACCGGCAGCGAAGCGACTCATTTTGCGGTCGCCTACGTCGGGCACGATAAATATTCGATCGCGGATGATTCGCTGCTGCCGCGCTACACGATCGTCGATGCTCAGCTGACCTACAGCCTGCCGGCGACAATTACCGCAGCGACGGGGCTGGATGCGTTTTGCCAAGCGATCGAATCGATCTGGGCGGTGGGGTCGACCGACGAATCGATTGGTTACGCCGTTGCCGCTGGGCGCTTCGCGTTGCAACACCTTGTCGCCGCGACACACGATCCGACGCCGGCAGATCGATTGGGGATGTGTCGCGCCGCGCATCTGGCGGGACGCGCGATCAACATCAGCAAGACGACTGCTTCGCACGCCCTTTCGTATCCGTTGACCTCGCTGCACGAAATTCCGCATGGGATCGCCGTCGCGATGACGCTCAGCCCAATGCTGGCCTATAACGCTCAGGTCTCCGATTCCGATTGCACCGACCCGCGTGGTGCCGAAGCGGTCCGACGACGAATCGCGATCATCGTCGAACTGCTGGAAGCTGCCGATGTCGCCGACGCTTGCCAGCGAATCGAAGCTTTTTTTGCGGAACTCGGCTGCCCTTCGTCCCTTGCCGAAGCTGGCATCTGCGACGACCAAGCGCTGCGACAGATCGTCGACAGCGTCAATACGCAACGGCTGTCCAATAATCCGCGCAGCGCAAGCCCCGAAACCTTGCTGCAGTTGCTCAAAGGCAACCTCGCGGAAAACGAAGCCTAA
- a CDS encoding DUF2179 domain-containing protein, with translation MIESFSVPLASAALIFVLRLVDVSLGALRISMLFRGRRALAGMFGFFEALTWLIAASLVLGNLDSPIKFIAFASGYAAGTMLGSTVESWLAIGDALVRIVTPSGTPELSQLMRDAGYYVTTVDARGRDGDVQVNLSVIPRKMVPALMSMIHGINPQAFITYEETTPLRLATTAALSVRK, from the coding sequence GTGATCGAAAGTTTCAGCGTGCCGCTAGCCAGTGCCGCACTGATCTTTGTTTTGCGCCTGGTCGATGTTTCCCTGGGAGCCTTGCGGATCTCGATGTTGTTTCGAGGTCGCCGCGCGCTGGCCGGGATGTTTGGCTTTTTTGAAGCACTCACCTGGCTGATCGCCGCTTCGTTGGTGTTGGGGAATCTCGACAGCCCGATCAAGTTCATCGCCTTTGCCAGCGGATACGCCGCCGGGACGATGCTGGGGAGCACCGTGGAGAGCTGGTTGGCGATCGGCGATGCGTTGGTCCGAATCGTGACTCCGTCCGGGACTCCCGAACTGTCGCAACTGATGCGCGACGCGGGCTATTACGTGACGACCGTCGACGCTCGCGGACGCGATGGCGACGTGCAAGTCAATCTGAGTGTCATCCCGCGGAAAATGGTCCCCGCCCTGATGTCGATGATCCATGGGATCAATCCGCAAGCGTTTATCACCTACGAAGAAACGACGCCGCTGCGGTTGGCGACCACCGCGGCGCTGAGCGTTCGGAAATAG
- a CDS encoding helix-turn-helix domain-containing protein, translating into MNLVELAQRIRAFRLDRRLTLDEVASRAGLTPGWLSKVENFRITPSLPALAKIAEALGVSTADLVAGLDNKPALVVVRANERKVVERDRSRENTTVYEALAHKRPNRAMDPFLLTIPPGVAREQPLAHEGEEFLMVQQGTIEFEFDDQSELLRQGDAIYFDSSVPHRIINSYKRPAVVLCVFHGPSGTAAT; encoded by the coding sequence ATGAATCTTGTCGAACTCGCCCAACGAATCCGCGCCTTCCGTCTCGACCGTCGGCTGACGCTCGACGAAGTCGCGTCGCGCGCCGGCTTGACGCCTGGCTGGCTTTCCAAAGTCGAGAATTTTCGGATCACACCGTCGCTGCCAGCTTTGGCGAAGATCGCCGAAGCGCTAGGGGTATCGACGGCGGACCTGGTCGCCGGTCTGGACAACAAACCGGCGTTGGTAGTCGTCCGCGCCAACGAACGCAAGGTGGTCGAACGCGACCGCAGTCGCGAGAACACCACGGTCTACGAAGCCTTGGCTCACAAGCGGCCCAACCGGGCGATGGATCCTTTTCTGCTGACGATCCCGCCAGGCGTGGCTCGCGAACAACCATTGGCCCATGAAGGGGAAGAGTTCCTGATGGTTCAGCAGGGGACGATCGAGTTCGAATTCGACGACCAGAGCGAATTGCTTCGCCAGGGGGATGCGATCTACTTCGACAGCAGCGTTCCGCATCGGATCATCAATTCCTACAAGCGGCCCGCTGTCGTGTTGTGCGTCTTCCACGGCCCATCGGGCACCGCGGCGACCTAA